The following are from one region of the Dermacentor albipictus isolate Rhodes 1998 colony chromosome 5, USDA_Dalb.pri_finalv2, whole genome shotgun sequence genome:
- the SerRS-m gene encoding serine--tRNA ligase, mitochondrial: MLFIRQLQPFARLGKQVFAPARHFREGTHRLFDLDVEFYADFANHDLITKNLTRRGCVADLDEIRTLWEELKVRHKNEQMRIDLMRAIARLPNMTHPDVLGRESDEPVVVDVIGEKRQMDFVPRRFEYLMTRMGLLQADPNYNVMCGERTYFFRGDLARMEQALIDFTVDKLLKKGFTPVYVPDLLHPAHLEACGMLTTGLRNQVYRLRTNWGTEVCLSGTAEMGLANMYRDQCLEMSDLPQRLMAVSRCYRAEISSTKQEKGIYRVHQFNKVEMFGFAPPGQSAELRKEFVEIQKEICRDLNLHVQLSDMPPIDLGLPAYRKLDMEAWMPGSRRYGEISSASDCTDYQSRRLGITCRKTLGEAPSYVFTTNGTACAVPRMLTAIVENYQQKDNSVVIPDALRRYMDDKALMEPCGTERIPRPVPFYFMENR; encoded by the exons ATGCTATTTATAAGACAGTTACAACCTTTCGCAAGGCTTGGAAAACAAGTTTTCGCTCCCGCTCGACACTTCAGGGAAGGTACGCATCGCCTTTTCGACCTCGACGTCGAATTCTACGCGGACTTCGCAAACCACGACCTTATCACGAAGAATCTTACAAGGAGGGGATGCGTCGCAGACTTAGACGAAATTAGGACGCTGTGGGAAGAGCTCAAGGTGAGACACAAAAACGAACAAATGCGGATCGACCTGATGCGTGCCATCGCCAGGCTGCCTAACATGACACACCCAGACGTGCTGGGAAGGGAAAGCGACGAACCAGTTGTCGTGGACGTTATTGGCGAAAAGCGGCAAATGGATTTTGTCCCCAGGCGGTTCGAATATCTCATGACAAGGATGGGCTTGCTTCAGGCAGATCCGAACTACAACGTCATGTGCGGCGAGCGGACGTACTTCTTCCGCGGGGACCTAGCCCGTATGGAACAAGCTCTCATTGATTTCACTGTCGACAAGCTATTGAAGAAAGGCTTCACTCCAGTGTACGTCCCGGACTTACTGCATCCCGCGCACTTGGAAGCCTGTGGCATGCTCACGACTGGACTGAGGAACCAGGTGTATCGCCTCAGGACTAACTGGGGAACCGAGGTGTGCCTCTCTGGCACAGCGGAGATGGGCTTGGCGAACATGTACCGCGACCAATGCTTAGAGATGTCTGACCTGCCCCAACGACTGATGGCGGTCAGCCGCTGTTATCGGGCTGAGATATCGTCGACGAAG CAAGAGAAAGGCATCTACCGGGTCCACCAGTTCAACAAGGTGGAAATGTTTGGTTTTGCTCCACCCGGCCAGAGTGCTGAACTGCGTAAGGAGTTTGTCGAGATCCAGAAGGAGATATGCCGAGACCTCAACCTCCACGTGCAACTTTCAGACATGCCCCCCATTGACCTTGGGCTGCCAGCATACCGTAAGCTAGATATGGAAGCTTGGATGCCAGGTAGCCGACGGTATGGTGAGATCAGCAGTGCTTCAGACTGCACTGATTACCAGAGCCGCAGGCTCGGCATCACTTGTCGAAAAACACTGGGGGAGGCGCCATCCTATGTGTTTACAACTAACGGCACGGCCTGTGCAGTTCCGAGGATGCTTACAGCTATTGTGGAGAACTACCAGCAGAAGGACAATTCCGTGGTCATCCCTGATGCATTGAGAAGGTATATGGATGATAAAGCACTTATGGAACCATGTGGCACGGAACGAATACCACGACCAGTGCCATTTTATTTTATGGAAAACAGGTAG